A genomic stretch from Sebastes fasciatus isolate fSebFas1 chromosome 23, fSebFas1.pri, whole genome shotgun sequence includes:
- the shank3b gene encoding SH3 and multiple ankyrin repeat domains protein 3 isoform X7 → MPLSPAADTKHDRPRQQAVTNGNPTGSAVARDDDADDTPPGNSIVVRIGIPDLQQTKCLRLDPELPVWTSKQRVLVTLTQSLSDVLNYGLFQPAFNGRAGKFLDEERLLKEYPLPPITPIPYLEFRYKRRVYTQSYVDDKQLAKLHTKANLKRFMEHVHQKNVEKVSKWLEKGLDPNFHDSDTGECPLTLAVQLEESGDLIKVLRSGGAHLDFRTRDGITALHRAVICRNSASLTTLLDLGASPDYKDSRGLTPLYHSAMVGGAPYCCELLLQDHATIGMTDENGWQEIHQACRYGNVQHLEHLLFYGADMSSQNASGNSALHLCALYNQDSCARVLLFRGANKDIKNYNNQTAFQVAIIAGNFELAEIIKIHKTSDVVVPFRETPSYTKRRRGLTRSPAGNGLSSPRSLIRSASDNVLESPASSPGPSLQSLETHHDTHTHSLRRHTRRLSPSAGGHVETSPPASPPLTPQLRKRRLYSAVPGRTFIATRSHVPQGVGEIQLHRGERVKVLSIGEGGFWEGTVKGRTGWFPADCVEEVQMRQYDPRLETREDRTKRLFRHYTVGSYDNYTSYSDYVIEEKTAVLQKRESEGFGFVLRGAKAETPIEEFAPTPAFPALQYLESVDQGGVAWRAGLRTGDFLIEVNGADVVKVGHRQVVSLIRQGGSRLLMKVVSVSRKSESNLIRKKAPPPPKRAPSTSLTLRSKSMTADLEDIARRRRFDKLDEMLAGGQPEVVLRGRPTDDFRAATVKQRPTSRRITQAEINSLFERQGLVPPSAPEKSTMALPRGMSRTKSFGTPDDDRISALINESRFPRSSSLTDSFIPPPPQMAPPPPPSASSSTSSLFLLDSGPPPSFLPPPPPARGEGLTRSSFKPGAEPRLQELCDSPTRSHAHAERQRKARSMIILQDTPPQQQQQQPDAHAAATHALHTATHTLHTATHTSTLSLHSPSSPALGHSPLSRRRGRAIENPYANVGQQAPPSKPQRRKSPLLKQLPVEEQGFKDLDLLKVDGGPSSPSRAELYQQQVLSERSRVQGRRSSLFLSVEGAGSENQVPPLLTLSHSMDDLGELPPPAPVLSPSPTPHTFLHPLTGKPLDPSSPLALALAARERALTARTPSPEPRMKHISASTTPILTPAASPEGRHKRTPITTPQSSPEPRSKRTTPQTSPEQRTKRTTPQTSPELRHKRITPPLFPDGQVERPETEGGVTSPAGPSPERWRPTALPQLANESHPALIDRRRSLTVGSSEEEGGAYTVTLPPALLSSSDEETREELRRIGLVTPPSAFASPTGLPPPSSLSLLPRRVGEGGGGESGPESLGRRGDEEEGSDERLHDSSSPSSLPPSITLASPPDPSSPSSPPAAHPSPSSPSTSPSGFKPRLRSPIGRGRSALRDPLLKQSSDSELLPSAASYSSPSSPLCSSPTGGFGRQPRYLFQRRSKLWGGGDDRDERRGFSPDDVGRPTALGGQGSGSAVDLSNRSASALELSGRAGSGIDLANRLQLLNKDSHSLGEEPSPLDPGRRSPVGGARCVDNGESKS, encoded by the exons ATGCCTCTGAGTCCGGCTGCTGACACCAAACATGATCGCCCGCGGCAACAGGCGGTTACTAACGGCAACCCGACAGGCTCTGCTGTTGCCAGGGACGACGACGCGGATGACACGCCCCCTGGAAACAGCATTGTCGTCCGCATTGGCATCCCAGACCTGCAGCAGAcg AAGTGTTTGCGGTTGGACCCAGAGTTACCAGTTTGGACCAGTAAGCAGAGGGTTCTGGTGACGTTGACTCAGTCTCTGTCGGATGTTTTGAACTATGGTCTCTTCCAGCCGGCGTTCAACGGCCGAGCCGGAAAGTTTCTGGACGAGGAGCGGCTGCTGAAGGAGTATCCTCTCCCTCCCATCACGCCCATCCCATACCTGGAG TTTCGTTATAAGAGGAGAGTTTACACCCAGAGCTACGTGGACGATAAGCAGCTGGCCAAGCTGCATACCAAG GCAAACCTGAAGCGCTTTATGGAACATGTCCACCAGAAGAATGTGGAGAAGGTTTCCAAATGGTTGGAAAAGGGCCTGGACCCCAACTTCCATGACTCAGACACCGGGG agtgtcctCTGACCCTGGCGGTCCAGCTGGAGGAGAGCGGCGACTTGATTAAAGTCCTACGCAGTGGAGGAGCTCACCTGGACTTCAGAACCAGAGACGGTATCACCGCTCTGCACCGAGCCGTCATCTGCAGGAACAGCGCCTCTCTCACT ACTCTGCTGGACCTCGGAGCATCCCCGGACTACAAGGACAGCAGGGGTCTGACTCCTCTCTATCACTCAGCCATGGTGGGCGGCGCCCCCTACTGCTGCGAGCTGCTACTGCAGGACCACGCCACCATCG GGATGACTGATGAGAATGGGTGGCAGGAAATCCACcag GCATGTCGCTATGGTAACGTGCAGCACTTGGAACACCTGCTGTTCTACGGCGCTGACATGAGTTCCCAGAATGCATCGGGGAACTCCGCACTGCACCTCTGTGCTCTCTACAACCAG GACAGCTGTGCCAGAGTGCTGCTGTTCAGAGGAGCAAATAAGGACATCAAAAACTACAACAACCAGACTGCCTTTcag GTGGCGATAATTGCTGGGAACTTTGAGCTCGCAGAAATCATAAAAATTCACAAAACCTCCGACGTTG TAGTTCCCTTCAGAGAAACTCCATCCTACACAAAGCGCCGCAGAGGCCTGACCAGGTCGCCGGCTGGAAATGGTCTGTCTTCTCCGCGCTCTCTGATTCGCTCAGCGAGCGACAACGTTCTGGAAAGCCCCGCCTCCTCTCCTGgtccctccctccaaagccTGGAAACACACCACGACACGCACACGCATTCGCTACGACGACACACGCGCCGGCTCAg CCCGAGCGCTGGGGGTCATGTGGAGACCAGCCCCCCCGCCTCCCCTCCCCTAACCCCCCagttgaggaagaggaggctgtACAGCGCCGTACCAGGACGCACCTTCATCGCTACCCGGTCCCACGTCCCCCAGGGGGTCGGAGAGATCCAGCTGCACCGAGGAgagagggtcaaag TTCTGTCTATAGGTGAAGGAGGATTCTGGGAAGGAACTGTTAAAGGAAGAACTGGTTGGTTTCCTGCCGACTGTGTTGAAGAAGTCCAGATGAGACAATACGACCCACGACTGG AGACGAGGGAGGACCGCACTAAGAGACTGTTCAGACATTATACTGTAGGATCCTATGACAACTACACCTCCTACAG TGACTATGTGATCGAGGAGAAGACGGCCGTGCtgcagaagagagagagcgagggattCGGCTTCGTCCTCAGAGGAGCTAAAG cTGAGACGCCCATCGAGGAGTTCGCCCCCACCCCGGCGTTCCCCGCCCTCCAGTACCTGGAGTCAGTGGACCAGGGGGGCGTGGCCTGGAGGGCGGGGCTACGGACCGGAGACTTCCTGATAGAG GTGAACGGTGCTGACGTGGTGAAGGTGGGTCACCGGCAGGTCGTCTCTCTGATCCGACAGGGAGGAAGTCGACTGCTGATGAAGGTCGTCTCCGTTTCTAGGAAATCTGAATCCAACCTGATCAGAAAGAAAG CTCCGCCCCCTCCAAAACGAGCCCCCAGCACCTCGCTGACACTTCGATCCAAGTCCATGACGGCTGACCTGGAGGACAtag CCAGGAGGAGACGCTTCG ACAAACTGGATGAGATGTTGGCCGGGGGTCAACCGGAAGTTGTTCTACGGGGCCGACCGACAGACGACTTCAGAGCGGCGACGGTGAAACAGAGACCGACCAGCCGGCGAATCACACAGGCTGAGATTAAC tcGTTGTTTGAGCGTCAGGGTCTGGTGCCCCCCTCAGCTCCGGAGAAAAGCACCATGGCTTTACCCCGAGGAATGTCCAGAACCAAGAGCTTCG GCACACCTGACGACGACAGGATCTCGGCTCTGATCAATGAAAGTCGGTTTCCACGGAGCTCCTCGCTGACGGACAgcttcatccctcctcctcctcagatggctccaccccctcctccctccgcctcctcctccacctcctcgcTCTTCCTCCTCGACTCcggccctcctccctccttcctcccccctcctcccccggcTAGAGGGGAGGGGCTAACCCGCTCCAGCTTCAAGCCGGGGGCGGAGCCGCGGCTCCAGGAGCTCTGCGATTCGCCGACGAGGAGCCACGCCCACGCCGAACGGCAGAGGAAGGCGAGGTCGATGATCATCCTGCAGGACACgccgccgcagcagcagcagcagcaacctgACGCACACGCCGCGGCCACGCACGCGCTGCACACCGCCACGCACACGCTTCACACCGCCACGCACACCTCCACGCTGTCTCTCCACAGCCCCTCCAGCCCCGCCCTCGGTCACTCACCGCTGTCACGCCGACGGGGACGAGCAATAGAAAACCCTTATGCTAATGTGGGACAGCAGGCTCCGCCCTCCAAGCCGCAGAGGAGGAAGTCACCTTTGTTGAAGCAACTTCCTGTAGAGGAGCAGG GATTCAAAGATCTGGATTTGTTGAAAGTAGACGGCGGACCCAGCAGCCCCAGCAGAGCGGAGCTGTACCAGCAGCAGGTTCTTTCAGAGCGCTCTCGGGTTCAGGGTCGCAGGtcgtctctcttcctgtctgtggaGGGCGCCGGCTCAGAAAACCAGGTGCCGCCCCTCCTGACTCTGAGCCATTCGATGGACGACCTCGGCGAGCTTCCACCTCCAGCTCCGGTCCTGTCGCCCTCGCCAACGCCTCACACCTTCCTCCACCCGCTGACGGGGAAACCTTTAG ACCCGTCGTCTCCACTCGCCCTGGCACTTGCTGCACGCGAACGAGCGCTCACTGCTCGCACACCGAGCCCGGAGCCTCGAATGAAACACATATCTGCCTCCACCACGCCCATCCTAACCCCAGCCGCCAGCCCCGAGGGCAGACACAAGCGCACCCCTATCACCACCCCGCAGAGCAGCCCCGAGCCGAGGTCCAAACGTACCACCCCTCAGACGAGCCCCGAGCAGCGAACCAAGCGCACCACTCCCCAGACGAGTCCTGAGCTGAGGCATAAACGCATAACCCCGCCCTTGTTCCCCGACGGACAGGTGGAGCGTCCAGAAACAGAGGGAGGCGTGACATCACCTGCCGGCCCCTCCCCTGAGCGCTGGAGACCCACCGCCTTGCCGCAGCTGGCCAATGAGAGTCACCCTGCTCTGATTGACAGGCGCAGGAGTCTCACAGTGGGCAGCTCAGAGGAAGAGGGCGGGGCTTACACTGTTACACTCCCCCCGGCGTTGTTGTCGTCCAGCGATGAGGAGACTAGGGAGGAGCTTCGCAGAATCGGCCTGGTAACACCACCCTCTGCCTTCGCCAGTCCTACCGGCCTTCCTCCCCCATCCTCCCTCTCCCTGTTGCCACGGCGAgttggggagggagggggaggagagagtggTCCTGAGTCGCTGGGTAGacgaggagatgaggaggaaggaagTGACGAAAGGCTCCACGACAGCTCCTCCCCCagctcactccctccctccatcacctTGGCGTCCCCTCCTGATccatcctccccctcctcccctcctgctGCTCACCCTTCGCCCTCCTCGCCCTCCACCTCCCCATCTGGTTTTAAGCCACGCCTTCGCTCACCTATAGGTCGGGGCCGCTCTGCGCTCCGGGATCCGCTGCTGAAGCAATCATCAGACAGTGAGCTCCTCCCGTCTGCTGCGTCCTACTCCTCCC